Proteins from a single region of Harmonia axyridis chromosome 4, icHarAxyr1.1, whole genome shotgun sequence:
- the LOC123678291 gene encoding oligosaccharyltransferase complex subunit ostc-B, translating into MEQFFTIPFTVLEVPNIKIKKPSWLHQPSSSTVFALVLFSYFLVTGGIIYDVIVEPPSVGSTTDEHGHSRPVAFMPYRVNGQYIMEGLASSFLFSMGGLGFIILDHIHSPLTPKLNRLLITAVGFICVLISFFTTWIFMRMKLPGYLSS; encoded by the exons ATGGAACAGTTTTTCACGATACCTTTCACAGTTTTAGAAGTACCCAACATTAAAATCAAAAAACCCTCTTGGTTACATCAACCTTCCTCCTCAACTGTTTTTGCACTAGTATTATTCTCTTATTTCTTGGTAACTGGAg GTATAATTTATGATGTTATAGTGGAACCTCCAAGTGTTGGATCCACAACAGACGAGCATGGTCACTCTCGACCT gtaGCCTTTATGCCCTACAGAGTAAATGGGCAGTATATTATGGAAGGATTAGCTTCtagttttcttttttctatGGGTGGTCTAGGTTTCATAATTTTAGATCATATTCACTCTCCTttaacacccaaattaaatagaTTATTGATAACTGCTGTTGGATTCATATGTGTATTGATTTCTTTCTTCACTACATGGATTTTCATGAGAATGAAATTACCAGGATATCTCAGTTCTTAA
- the LOC123678292 gene encoding transcription initiation factor TFIID subunit 10, with amino-acid sequence MSQNQQQPSEKMTEDQPELTLGQPLSDFLMQLEDYHPTIPDAVTGHIMRTSGFEPKDPRLLRLVSIAAQKFISDIANDAFHHCKMRTSNNSSSSSKNSKSSKDRRYCLTMEDLTPALAEFGITVRKPQYYV; translated from the exons ATGAGTCAAAATCAACAacagccctctgaaaaaatgaCTGAAGATCAACCAGAATTAACCTTGGGTCAACCCCTTTCTGATTTTCTCATGCAATTAGAAGATTATCATCCAACT ATTCCCGATGCTGTTACTGGGCATATCATGAGAACTAGTGGTTTTGAACCTAAAGATCCAAGGCTTCTAAGATTGGTGTCTATTGCAGCccaaaaattcatttcagataTTGCTAATGATGCTTTCCATCACTGCAAAATGCGAACCAGTAATAACTCCAGTAGCTCCTCTAAG AATTCTAAAAGTTCTAAAGATCGTCGATATTGTCTGACTATGGAAGATTTGACACCTGCTCTTGCTGAATTTGGAATAACTGTTAGAAAACCACAATATTATGTATAA
- the LOC123677692 gene encoding trissin receptor-like encodes MNIENNSTFIIGNGTSEEEHYIFDDIYVRSVFFTLYSTVFCFCFFGNSMVILVIISNRRMRSITNFFLVNLALADLCVGVFCIYQNFFVYIINSWALGEFLCKMYLFVQTLSSTASILILVGICIERYFAIIYPIISKRILTPERLKIKMLLIWIISIGYSCPRFIFGKTIINVFSSGNGNETICIMNREEYNSEISDMFHFSLLYCLPMMILTILYTRIALCLWRSSKQVKKQLHSSYNIENSKMEINQNNHVKLRMGSHHGNAEILTSQNMNSSHNVLRARRGVIKMLIIIVVTFALCHLPYHLRKIWLYWASANQAQADLSALLTPLTYLTTYLNSAVNPVLYAFLSNNFRREMRSMVLCFSGRKKQSQNFHIRLERQKYSSRYTLRTNDSTLTGSNKENTRRDSLYSRRAS; translated from the exons ATGAATATCGAGAACAATTCCACATTCATCATCGGCAATGGTACATCAGAAGAAGAGCATTATATCTTCGATGATATTTATGTGAGATCAGTATTTTTCACTTTGTATTCTACAGTATTTTGTTTCTGCTTTTTTG GAAACTCAATGGTTATTCTCGTGATAATATCAAATCGCCGTATGAGATccattacaaatttttttctggttaATTTAGCACTTGCTGATTTATGTGTTGGTGTATTCTGTATATATCAGAATTTCTTTGTATATATAATCAACAG TTGGGCCCTTGGAGAATTTCTTTGCAAGATGTACCTTTTCGTCCAAACTTTGAGTAGTACAGCCAGCATATTAATACTAGTTGGTATTTGTATTGAACGATATTTCGCAATTATTTATCCAATCATAAGTAAACGAATTCTTACACCTGAACGACTCAAG attaagaTGTTGCTGATATGGATCATTTCCATTGGATACAGTTGTCCAAGGTTCATTTTCggtaaaacaataataaatgttttttcaagTGGAAACGGGAATGAAACAATATGTATAATGAATAGAGAAGAATATAACTCAGAAATTTCAGATATGTTTCATTTCAGTCTACTTTACTGTTTACCAATGATGATATTAACA ATACTCTACACGAGAATAGCTCTATGTCTTTGGAGAAGTTCCAAGCAAGTGAAAAAACAACTTCATTCCTCATACAACATTGAGAATTCTAAAATGGAAATAAATCAGAACAATCACGTTAAG TTACGTATGGGAAGTCACCATGGTAATGCAGAAATATTAACATCTCAAAATATGAACTCTAGCCACAACGTACTGCGAGCAAGGAGGGGAGTAATAAAGATGTTAATCATAATTGTTGTTACCTTTGCACTTTGCCATCTACCTTATCATTTGAGAAAAATCTGGCTATATTGGGCGTCAGCCAATCAAGCGCAAGCTGATTTGAGTGCTTTATTGACTCCTCTAACATATTTGACAACGTATTTGAACTCAGCAGTTAATCCAGTATTATATGCGTTTCTATCCAATAATTTCAGGAG ggaaaTGCGGAGTATGGTACTCTGCTTCTCTGGTAGAAAAAAACAGAGTCAGAACTTTCATATTCGATTGGAAAGGCAGAAATACTCTTctaggtacacattaagaacaaatgATTCAACTCTCACTGGATCCAACAAAGAGAATACTCGTAGAGATTCTTTATATTCCAGGAGAGCCTCATAA
- the LOC123678105 gene encoding uncharacterized protein LOC123678105: MNTLRPVLSIVLLVVVLVSCDQKANTGDGDQQKSINRVVRQSETLGEIQRPAVQEVPIDSMPLEEPILNRRLKRHGDDLLDDSNQETEKMATSFKKGGGGGGVAKGGGGGGGGCKKGRK; the protein is encoded by the exons ATGAATACTCTTCGACCAGTTCTTTCAATCGTTTTACTAGTTGTTGTTTTGGTCAGTTGTGACCAAAAAGCCAATACAGGTGATGGCGATCAGCAAAAAAGTATAAATCGTGTTGTGAGGCAGTCTGAGACATTAGGAGAAATTCAAAGGCCTGCAGTCCAAGAAGTTCCAATCGATAGTATGCCATTGGAAGAACCAATATTGAACAGAAGATTGAAAAGGCATGGAGATGATTTATTGGAT GACTCGAACCAGGAAACTGAAAAAATGGCTACTTCTTTCAAGAAAGGAGGAGGAGGAGGTGGAGTAGCAAAAGG AGGCGGCGGCGGCGGCGGTGGATGCaaaaaaggaagaaaatga